The proteins below are encoded in one region of Apostichopus japonicus isolate 1M-3 chromosome 4, ASM3797524v1, whole genome shotgun sequence:
- the LOC139966881 gene encoding acetylcholinesterase-like, producing MFLFITTILAVWHHTAGQGNPVVNINNGAVVGETVRFTESTYISVDKDINVFRGIPFAEPPVGSLRWQNPVPKSNWVGTWNATYYRPICPQALPSKTGNEEDCLYLNLYAPAQVPVEGAAVMVFIYGGAFNVGWAHQSTYIGTALAATGDVIVVAANYRLGVLGFLSTGDSASPGNYGMYDQVATLQWVQDNIAAFGGDPARVTIFGQSAGGCSVGLHVLSPVSQNLFQYAIMESGTALTPFAYNGDQNLAISEAHRLGDDLNCTYSTNEELMACLRTHSAAEVLTTALKFTFLSAPVIDGVFLPDHPETLMSTENFKHTNIIAGTNKDEGLIFGLAEFPAAISGVRAPTMDRASYEESFPKYLRGNVNELFKDGVRNQYIDWSLADETDADYLEAFNRQVTDETFVAPTDAFLRYYTSSSKGGTTAYSYHMTHAPSVSAWQINLIGPRWMEATHCEELQFVFGWPFLDEVQNWKSKNLNSNEKTLSVQIMKYWTNFAKTGDPNSADVPDWSTFTVPELEYKEIAVGLPTQRALRADDNYFWNSLAPALKACA from the exons ATGTTCCTCTTCATAACGACTATACTCGCCGTCTGGCATCACACGGCGGGCCAAGGAAATCCTGTTGTGAACATTAACAATGGTGCAGTCGTAGGTGAAACTGTACGTTTCACTGAAAGTACTTACATATCCGTTGACAAAGATATAAATGTTTTCCGTGGAATTCCTTTCGCTGAACCACCGGTGGGATCTTTGCGATGGCAAAACCCGGTGCCCAAGTCAAACTGGGTGGGAACTTGGAATGCAACATATTATCGACCAATCTGCCCTCAAGCTCTTCCATCTAAAACTGGAAACGAAGAAGATTGCCTGTATCTAAACCTCTATGCACCAGCTCAAGTG CCAGTAGAAGGAGCAGCAGTCATGGTTTTCATTTATGGTGGTGCTTTCAATGTTGGGTGGGCGCACCAGAGTACATATATAGGGACAGCCCTGGCTGCAACAGGAGATGTTATTGTCGTTGCAGCTAACTACAGACTGGGGGTGTTGGGGTTCTTGAGTACAG GCGATTCGGCATCACCCGGGAATTATGGCATGTATGATCAAGTTGCAACACTACAGTGGGTTCAAGACAACATAGCTG CCTTTGGTGGAGACCCTGCTCGAGTCACCATATTTGGTCAAAGTGCCGGTGGATGTAGTGTCGGACTTCACGTTCTCTCACCAGTGAGCCAGAATCTATTCCAGTACGCAATCATGGAG AGTGGTACAGCATTGACACCTTTTGCTTACAATGGTGACCAGAACTTAGCTATCAGTGAGGCTCATCGTTTGGGCGACGATCTTAACTGCACGTACAGTACAAATGAAGAACTCATGGCTTGTCTACGAACTCACTCTGCAGCGGAAGTCTTGACCACAGCATTAAAG TTTACCTTTCTATCGGCTCCCGTGATTGACGGTGTGTTTCTACCAGATCATCCCGAAACCTTAATGTCCACTGAAAACTTCAAACACACCAATATCATTGCTGGAACCAACAAGGATGAAGGCCTCATCTTTGGTCTCGCGGAATTCCCAG CGGCCATTAGTGGCGTCAGGGCACCCACAATGGACAGGGCATCTTACGAAGAAAGTTTTCCAAAGTATCTCAGAGGAAATGTCAAcgaactttttaaagatggcgtcCGAAATCAGTACATTGACTGGTCTTTAGCTGACGAAACAGATGCAGACTATCTGGAAGCCTTCAATAGACAG GTTACGGATGAAACCTTCGTGGCTCCGACTGACGCATTTTTGCGATACTATACATCAAGTTCGAAAGGTGGTACTACTGCTTACTCTTACCACATGACGCATGCGCCCTCCGTATCAGCATGGCAAATCAATCTGATTGGCCCACGCTGGATGGAGGCCACGCATTGTGAAGAGTTGCAATTTGTCTTTGGCTGGCCATTCCTGGATGAAGTACAGAATTGGAAATCTAAGAACCTGAATTCGAATGAGAAAACACTGAGCgtacaaattatgaaatattgGACTAACTTTGCAAAAACTGG GGATCCTAACAGTGCCGACGTTCCTGACTGGTCGACTTTCACTGTTCCGGAACTGGAATACAAAGAAATTGCAGTTGGACTCCCAACACAGCGCGCTCTACGTGCTGACGACAACTACTTCTGGAACAGTTTAGCACCTGCTTTAAAGGCTTGTGCCTAA
- the LOC139966884 gene encoding protein arginine N-methyltransferase 3-like → MDEENPERKLYADEEDEDDDAWEEMEGDGGVEGSANTNEWSSKCLFCPEWFASPQQTFGHCKEVHDLDIIEVHRCFGLDCISYIKLINYIRSKGLPASDITQCCWENTQPWDEDKFMQPASSSDALLVFDIESHLEAQGHMINDRLKETVSKGLTPEEHQELLDRLRAAEQRTSRAEEALARSIEDLNKMRALSERLLHADPETDTNFPLKQRNVADDNAYFDSYAHHSIHLDMLKDSIRTESYRDFILQNPNIFKNKVVLDVGCGTGILSMFAAKAGAKQVIAVDQSEIIYQAMDIVRENKLEDKITFVKGRLEDKELPVDKVDIIISEWMGYFLLFESMLDTVLYARDKHLVEGGLVYPDLTTISLVALGDMDTYTEKVKYWDNVYGFKMSCMRTPLLEEASVSYASSEHVMSEPAMIKCIDVTSTNVRDLDFTTDFKLVMSRTDTCTALVGYFDVIFERNCTNTVMFSTGPRAPDTHWKQTVFYLKKPIELSEGEVLTGRISCRKDPDDCRSLIVTFDIEGETLTYYVR, encoded by the exons ATGGATGAAGAGAACCCTGAAAGAAAATTGTATGCcgatgaagaagatgaagatgatgatgcaTGGGAGGAAATGGAGGGTGATGGAGGAGTAGAGGGCAGTGCAAACACAAACGAGTGGTCCTCAAAATGTCTCTTTTGCCCTGAGTGGTTTGCGTCCCCTCAACAGACATTTGGCCATTGTAAAGAAGTTCATGATTTAGACATTATAGAAGTTCACAGATGCTTTG GTCTAGACTGCATTTCATATATAAAACTGATTAACTATATCCGTTCAAAG GGATTACCTGCCTCTGATATCACACAGTGTTGTTGGGAGAACACACAACCCTGGGATGAGGATAAATTTATGCAACCTGCCTCTTCATCAGATGCTCTACTTGTTTTCG ACATAGAATCTCACCTGGAGGCCCAAGGTCACATGATCAATGACCGGCTGAAAGAAACGGTCAGCAAAGGACTGACGCCGGAGGAACACCAAGAATTATTAGACCGGTTGAGGGCGGCAGAGCAGAGAACATCCAGGGCAGAAGAGGCTTTAGCTAGGTCGATTGAGGATCTCAATAAAATGAG AGCTCTATCAGAGAGGCTGTTGCATGCAGATCCTGAAACAGACACAAATTTTCCCTTAAAACAACGGAATGTTGCAGACGACAACGCTTACTTTGATTCTTACGCTCACCATAGTATTCATCTGGACATGTTGAAAGACTCCATCAGGACGGAATCTTACCGAGACTTTATTTTACAGAACCCGAATATCTTTAAAAACAAG gtGGTTTTAGATGTTGGGTGTGGCACAGGTATTCTATCCATGTTTGCTGCCAAAGCAGGTGCCAAACAGGTGATAGCTGTTGACCAATCAGAAATCATATATCAAGCCATGGACATTGTCAG ggagaacaaactggaggataaAATCACTTTTGTGAAGGGCAGGCTGGAGGATAAAGAACTTCCTGTTGATAAG GTGGATATTATCATCTCAGAGTGGATGGGGTATTTTCTGCTTTTTGAGTCTATGTTGGATACGGTTCTATATGCTAGAGATAAGCATTTGGTTGAAGGAGGCCTTG TTTATCCTGATTTGACCACTATAAGTCTTGTTGCCCTTGGCGACATGGACACCTACACCGAGAAAGTAAAGTACTGGGACAACGTGTATGGATTCAAAATGTCCTGCATGAGGACCCCTCTCCTGGAAGAGGCCAGTGTTAGTTATGCCAGCTCTGAGCATGTCATGTCAGAACCAGCCATGATAAAG TGTATTGATGTTACAAGCACCAACGTACGGGACCTGGACTTCACGACAGATTTTAAGTTGGTAATGAGCAGAACTGATACGTGCACA GCACTGGTTGGATATTTTGATGTCATCTTTGAGAGGAATTGCACTAATACA GTGATGTTTTCAACTGGCCCAAGGGCTCCTGACACTCACTGGAAGCAAACAGTCTTTTATCTGAAGAAACCAATTGAACTGAGCGAAG GTGAAGTCCTTACCGGCCGTATCTCTTGCCGCAAAGACCCCGACGACTGCCGATCACTcattgtgacctttgacattgaaGGAGAGACTTTGACATATTATGTCAGGTAG
- the LOC139966890 gene encoding general transcription factor IIE subunit 2-like, whose amino-acid sequence MDPALRKERDAFKKRALAQPVVEKKKPVLEKSEPPRKKKKPIISGASSSLTGISSPAGFNYKALQGSSKYKFGVLAKIVNYMRVRHQQGDTYPLSIKDVLDETNQTDISHTLKNWLINEALPNNPKIALEGGDCVYKPPFKLQGKKDLLRLLNRYDQQGLGGILMEDIVESLPNAEKCFRILGSRVIVVTRCNDKKKVVYYNDKAFLLQVNEEFRELWNSTAVDSIDEGKIEEYLKKQGISSMQDFGMKKFQKQKKKQPKSRPRKFKKLNDHMGDVLRDYTEDDVKKQAAKK is encoded by the exons ATGGATCCAGCATTACGAAAGGAGAGAGATGCTTTCAAGAAAAGAGCTTTAGCCCAACCAGTTGTGGAAAAGAAAAAGCCCGTATTAGAAAAATCAGAACCACcaaggaaaaagaagaagccCATAATCTCTG GCGCAAGCAGTTCACTGACAGGCATATCCTCTCCGGCTGGTTTCAACTACAAAGCACTTCAAGGCAGCTCAAAGTACAAGTTTGGTGTCCTGGCCAAGATTGTCAATTACATGCGG GTCAGACATCAGCAAGGCGACACCTATCCATTGTCTATCAAGGATGTATTAGACGAAACCAACCAGACGGATATTAGCCACACCCTCAAGAATTGGTTAATCAATGAA GCACTTCCAAACAACCCAAAGATAGCATTAGAAGGTGGAGACTGTGTATACAAACCTCCCTTCAAGCTGCAAGGAAAGAAAGATTTGCTCCGTTTGTTGAATCGATACGACCAGCAGGGACTGGGCGGAATATTAATGGAGGACATCGTGGAGAGTCTTCCGAATGCTGAGAAATGTTTCAGG ATTCTGGGAAGCCGGGTCATCGTGGTTACCAGGTGCAATGATAAGAAGAAAGTAGTGTACTACAATGACAAAGCTTTCCTATTACAAGTCAACGAAG AATTTAGAGAATTATGGAACAGCACAGCCGTTGATTCAATAGACGAAGGGAAGATAGAAGAATATCTGAAAAAGCAGGGCATCTCGTCGATGCAGGACTTTGGCATGAAGAAATTT CAAAAGCAGAAAAAGAAACAACCTAAGAGCAGACCTCGGAAATTTAAGAAACTCAACGACCACATGGGAGACGTCCTCAGAGACTACACAGAGGACGATGTGAAGAAGCAAGCAGCTAAGAAGTGA